From a region of the Candidatus Liberimonas magnetica genome:
- a CDS encoding type IV toxin-antitoxin system AbiEi family antitoxin, whose amino-acid sequence MTIHIRYRNVFSDKASVIARCMLLEPKKEWVVRDFVKKKLISIGLAQGVFAAMDKLGYVEREKKGPDSYTILTNKKKLLEDWVKEYDFGMNEIHTYYSSDRNVLSKIKKYLDKNSYAITLHAGANLITSYVKSDDVYLYLRTDKWEKDILDIRQKLDLKELVKGGNVHIIRPFYKSSAYFNNQMINGCPVVSNLQLYLDLYHYQPRGREHAEYLKKTVEEKGKQLA is encoded by the coding sequence GTGACGATTCATATAAGATACAGGAATGTGTTTTCGGATAAGGCAAGCGTAATAGCAAGATGCATGCTTCTTGAACCCAAAAAGGAATGGGTTGTAAGAGATTTTGTTAAGAAGAAATTAATAAGCATAGGGTTGGCTCAAGGTGTTTTTGCCGCAATGGATAAGCTTGGATATGTTGAAAGGGAGAAAAAGGGGCCTGATAGCTATACTATTTTGACTAATAAAAAAAAGCTGCTTGAGGATTGGGTCAAAGAGTATGATTTTGGGATGAATGAAATACATACCTATTATTCAAGCGATAGAAACGTACTTTCTAAGATAAAAAAATATTTAGATAAAAATAGCTATGCGATAACTCTTCATGCCGGAGCAAATCTTATAACATCTTATGTTAAATCTGATGATGTGTATTTATATTTAAGAACTGACAAATGGGAAAAAGATATTCTTGATATAAGGCAAAAACTTGATTTGAAAGAATTGGTCAAGGGTGGCAATGTTCACATAATACGGCCATTTTATAAAAGCAGTGCATATTTTAATAACCAAATGATAAATGGTTGCCCAGTAGTTTCTAACCTTCAGCTGTATCTTGATTTATATCACTACCAACCGCGCGGGCGAGAACATGCCGAATATCTTAAAAAAACTGTTGAAGAAAAAGGAAAGCAACTTGCTTAA